One genomic window of Candidatus Omnitrophota bacterium includes the following:
- a CDS encoding helix-turn-helix domain-containing protein: protein MPEENMFTVQELATYLRMKPVTIYKHAKAGKLPAFKVGANWRFKKSTIDRWIAEQEANENNGFAR from the coding sequence ATGCCAGAAGAGAACATGTTCACTGTTCAGGAGTTGGCTACTTACCTTAGGATGAAGCCCGTCACCATATATAAACACGCGAAGGCGGGCAAGCTTCCGGCTTTCAAGGTTGGCGCCAATTGGCGGTTCAAGAAGTCGACGATCGACCGATGGATCGCTGAGCAGGAAGCGAACGAAAATAACGGTTTCGCGAGATAA
- a CDS encoding PDZ domain-containing protein — MDRGPSFADTIHTRDGKEIKGIVVEDYRDRLTLSTVDGEISVMKTDIADLLFDTEEENLIKLGEQAQGRGDYSRAYAYYELALKINPNSKPARDGMVFTHGYVLRKEESRKEADIARRDAIERYGAFIQSAVSESDELIKNSEKLRREAGIILKEGGTFPEIDYVAPDSPAHEAGMRRRDLLVAVWGRLTGYLPLNAVLRTLTDRSSLEVKCTIERAVDIRMPERGASLSMEFDGLMVSNVKEESPSFKYGLRKGDFVVAIDGESTRYMPLKKAIELMRRSKKGIVRVTIRREVILWRREGGQ; from the coding sequence GTGGACCGTGGACCATCATTCGCCGACACCATCCACACGCGCGACGGCAAAGAGATAAAGGGCATCGTCGTCGAAGATTACAGGGACCGGCTGACACTATCCACCGTGGACGGCGAGATAAGCGTGATGAAGACCGATATAGCGGACCTGCTCTTCGATACGGAAGAAGAGAACCTCATAAAACTCGGCGAACAGGCGCAGGGGCGCGGGGATTACTCAAGGGCGTACGCTTACTACGAACTGGCGCTAAAGATAAACCCGAATTCGAAGCCGGCCAGGGACGGCATGGTATTCACTCACGGTTACGTCCTCAGGAAGGAAGAGTCGCGGAAAGAGGCGGACATAGCCAGGCGCGATGCGATCGAGCGTTACGGCGCATTCATACAGTCGGCCGTGAGCGAATCCGACGAGCTTATAAAGAATTCCGAAAAGCTGCGGCGCGAGGCCGGCATCATACTTAAAGAGGGCGGCACCTTCCCGGAGATCGACTATGTCGCCCCGGATTCCCCGGCACATGAAGCCGGCATGCGCAGGAGGGACCTCCTCGTCGCCGTATGGGGCCGCCTGACGGGGTACCTCCCCCTGAACGCGGTGCTCAGGACGCTTACGGACAGGTCGTCGCTGGAGGTCAAGTGCACGATCGAGAGGGCGGTCGATATACGGATGCCCGAAAGAGGGGCTTCGTTGAGCATGGAGTTCGACGGCCTTATGGTATCGAACGTGAAGGAAGAGAGCCCGTCCTTCAAATACGGCCTGAGGAAGGGCGATTTTGTCGTGGCCATAGACGGTGAATCCACCCGGTACATGCCGCTTAAAAAAGCGATCGAGCTTATGAGACGTTCCAAAAAAGGTATCGTCAGGGTCACTATCAGGAGAGAGGTCATATTATGGAGAAGAGAGGGAGGACAATGA
- the larC gene encoding nickel pincer cofactor biosynthesis protein LarC has protein sequence MRIAYFDCFSGISGDMTLGALLDAGLDMKVLSRGLKKLKLGGYTIKASKARRGEFVGTKFDCVITGRDGHDHRSLKDILRLIERSPLKPDVKEAARAVFLAIGRAEAKIHGVRSIDEVRLHELGWTDSLVDIVGTALALDALGIDEVRASPVTLGRGFVKGAHGAIPLPGPASVELLKGAPVKMSQVEAELVTPTGAGILKALAGGFGSVPDMKISAVGYGAGTRVLKEIPNMLRVIIGETGSSFKDDAVFVIETNIDDMSPQFFEYIFERLFKEGALDVYATHIQMKKSRPAFKLTVLAKEKDLEGLSAVIFRETTAIGVRYHEAKRFKLEREDIQAGTKYGKVGVKVSTGPGGIRTVSPEYADCIRIARAKKVPLKVVYAEALRKTF, from the coding sequence ATGCGCATCGCCTATTTTGACTGTTTCTCCGGTATCAGCGGGGATATGACTCTCGGCGCTCTTCTGGACGCCGGGCTCGACATGAAGGTCTTATCGCGCGGGCTTAAGAAATTGAAGCTCGGCGGTTATACGATAAAGGCGTCTAAGGCCAGGCGCGGCGAGTTTGTAGGGACGAAGTTCGACTGCGTCATTACGGGCCGGGACGGCCACGACCACCGTTCTTTAAAAGATATCCTGCGTCTGATCGAGAGAAGCCCGTTGAAGCCGGACGTGAAAGAGGCGGCAAGGGCGGTATTCCTTGCAATAGGCAGGGCGGAAGCGAAGATACACGGTGTCCGGAGCATCGATGAGGTGCGGCTCCATGAGCTCGGCTGGACCGATTCCCTGGTGGACATCGTAGGTACGGCCCTCGCGCTCGACGCTCTCGGTATAGATGAGGTCCGCGCGTCGCCCGTGACGCTGGGACGCGGTTTCGTGAAGGGCGCCCACGGCGCCATCCCGCTTCCCGGGCCTGCCAGCGTCGAGCTCCTTAAGGGCGCGCCCGTTAAGATGTCACAGGTAGAAGCGGAACTCGTCACACCGACCGGCGCGGGGATATTGAAGGCGCTTGCGGGCGGTTTCGGCTCCGTGCCGGATATGAAGATATCCGCCGTAGGGTACGGCGCGGGGACCAGGGTCCTGAAAGAGATACCGAATATGCTCCGCGTCATAATAGGCGAGACCGGCAGTTCCTTTAAAGATGACGCCGTCTTTGTGATAGAGACGAATATAGATGATATGAGCCCGCAGTTCTTCGAATACATCTTTGAGCGGCTCTTCAAGGAGGGGGCCCTTGACGTTTACGCGACGCATATACAGATGAAGAAGTCGCGCCCCGCGTTCAAATTGACGGTGCTTGCGAAGGAGAAAGACCTGGAGGGTTTGAGCGCCGTCATATTCAGGGAGACGACCGCCATAGGCGTGCGGTACCATGAAGCGAAAAGGTTTAAGCTCGAACGGGAAGATATACAGGCAGGGACAAAATACGGGAAAGTGGGCGTAAAGGTAAGCACGGGCCCCGGCGGCATAAGGACCGTATCTCCGGAATATGCGGATTGCATCCGTATCGCCCGGGCTAAAAAAGTTCCATTAAAGGTGGTATATGCCGAAGCGCTTAGAAAAACTTTTTAA
- the larB gene encoding nickel pincer cofactor biosynthesis protein LarB has product MRSDRVERLLGDMKRGRVSVQKALKTLCALPYEDIGFAKIDSHRAMRRGFPEVIFGKGKTAAQIVGIAKRILAHDGILLVTRTTGEVYAKLKKACPGARFDKDAGVIYFSKVRPAPKKGTVLIITAGTADLPVAGEAKVTLELMGNKVEILSDVGVAGLHRILDKRGALEAANVIIVVAGMEGALASVVSGLVSKPVIAVPTSVGYGASFGGIAPLLTMMNSCSPGVSVVNIDNGFGAGYFASLINR; this is encoded by the coding sequence ATGAGATCCGATAGGGTGGAGAGATTGTTGGGCGACATGAAACGCGGGCGGGTCTCCGTACAGAAGGCGTTGAAGACGTTGTGCGCTCTTCCTTACGAAGATATAGGATTTGCCAAGATCGACAGCCACAGGGCGATGAGGCGCGGTTTCCCGGAGGTCATATTCGGTAAAGGGAAGACCGCCGCGCAGATAGTCGGCATCGCGAAGAGGATACTGGCGCACGACGGCATACTTTTAGTCACCAGGACGACCGGAGAGGTCTACGCTAAATTAAAGAAGGCCTGTCCCGGGGCGAGATTCGATAAAGACGCCGGGGTGATATATTTCAGCAAGGTCCGGCCCGCGCCCAAAAAAGGGACGGTTCTCATTATAACGGCCGGCACCGCGGACCTTCCCGTGGCAGGTGAGGCGAAGGTCACGCTCGAGCTCATGGGGAATAAGGTCGAGATACTGAGCGACGTCGGGGTGGCCGGCCTGCACCGGATCCTGGATAAACGGGGGGCGCTGGAGGCGGCGAACGTCATCATAGTCGTTGCCGGGATGGAGGGGGCGCTCGCGAGCGTCGTGAGCGGGCTCGTCTCTAAGCCGGTCATAGCCGTTCCGACGAGCGTCGGCTACGGCGCGAGTTTCGGCGGGATAGCGCCGCTCCTTACGATGATGAACTCATGCTCTCCGGGTGTCAGCGTCGTCAATATCGATAACGGCTTCGGCGCGGGCTACTTCGCGTCGTTGATAAACAGATAA
- a CDS encoding helix-turn-helix domain-containing protein — MPEKLYNIREVAEYLGVSEEEVKRLVDEGEVPAYKIGGTFLRFRKEQLDAVKAEIASFEEEKPAEVKPASGPGGKEAHPYTDMERVIKEKEPVTRQYDYTIGERVMDFFYFNDFYIVSLALVASLLYLILRT; from the coding sequence ATGCCTGAGAAGTTATATAACATACGCGAAGTGGCGGAGTACCTGGGCGTTTCCGAAGAAGAGGTGAAGCGCCTTGTGGACGAGGGGGAGGTCCCTGCCTACAAGATAGGTGGCACGTTCCTGAGGTTCAGGAAGGAGCAGCTTGACGCGGTCAAGGCAGAGATAGCTTCTTTCGAAGAGGAGAAGCCCGCGGAGGTGAAGCCGGCCTCCGGCCCAGGGGGAAAGGAAGCTCACCCGTATACCGACATGGAGCGGGTCATAAAAGAGAAGGAGCCGGTCACCCGGCAGTACGACTACACCATTGGCGAACGGGTGATGGACTTCTTCTATTTCAACGATTTTTATATCGTCTCGCTCGCGCTCGTCGCGTCCCTTCTCTACCTCATACTCAGGACATAG
- a CDS encoding polymer-forming cytoskeletal protein produces the protein MMGRKGKKDEGERILDVDASMQGTLTFREAVNLRINGRFEGSLNMKGNLMIGEHATVNADISGETVVIAGKVNGNINAVKELKLIAPGCVVGDIRTPLLSVAEGAVFEGNCSMLSRSKHDTASRQNVLTPEELAKYLEVDAALILEWANSGKLPGMKDGNSWRFDRLKVDEWVATEKIK, from the coding sequence ATGATGGGAAGAAAAGGGAAGAAGGATGAAGGGGAAAGGATATTGGATGTAGACGCGTCGATGCAGGGGACCCTGACCTTCAGGGAGGCCGTCAACCTGAGGATAAACGGCCGGTTCGAGGGGAGCCTGAATATGAAGGGTAACCTCATGATCGGCGAGCACGCCACCGTCAACGCCGATATATCCGGCGAGACGGTCGTGATAGCCGGCAAGGTGAACGGCAATATCAACGCGGTCAAGGAGCTGAAGCTCATAGCGCCGGGATGTGTGGTAGGGGACATAAGGACGCCGCTCCTCAGCGTGGCGGAAGGGGCAGTCTTCGAAGGGAACTGCTCGATGCTGTCGAGATCGAAGCACGATACGGCCTCGCGCCAGAACGTCCTTACGCCGGAAGAGCTGGCCAAGTATCTAGAGGTCGATGCCGCGCTCATCCTCGAATGGGCAAATTCGGGGAAACTCCCCGGGATGAAGGACGGCAACTCCTGGAGATTCGACCGTCTCAAGGTCGACGAGTGGGTAGCGACAGAGAAGATTAAATAG
- a CDS encoding MgtC/SapB family protein, protein MLSEWIIIFRLVMAAVLSGVIGFEREFHGRAAGFRTHILLCVGSTLIMLTSMHIFDVYAARVACDPARIAAGVITGIGFLGAGTIMHSKASVRGLTTAASLWVVAGIGLAVGSGFYLASVVTTVIVMVTLMLFSQLEHAMIRKDWYKTIHIEMRGGVDQLKGIREILSEYRIEVTDFEVERGKEEGDMALKLGIRLNSARCDDSFVRDISRLEGVKHVKWAVD, encoded by the coding sequence ATGTTAAGCGAATGGATCATAATCTTCCGGCTTGTGATGGCGGCGGTCCTGAGCGGCGTCATCGGTTTTGAAAGGGAATTCCACGGCAGGGCCGCCGGGTTCAGGACCCATATACTTCTCTGCGTCGGCTCTACGCTCATAATGCTCACCTCCATGCATATCTTCGATGTATATGCGGCGAGGGTCGCCTGTGACCCGGCAAGGATAGCGGCCGGTGTCATAACCGGTATAGGGTTCCTCGGCGCGGGCACCATCATGCACTCCAAGGCATCGGTAAGAGGCCTCACTACGGCGGCGAGCTTATGGGTCGTTGCAGGCATAGGGCTCGCCGTAGGTTCCGGGTTCTATCTCGCGTCTGTAGTAACGACCGTCATAGTCATGGTGACCCTGATGCTATTCTCCCAGCTGGAACACGCTATGATACGGAAGGACTGGTATAAGACGATACACATAGAGATGAGAGGCGGGGTGGACCAGCTGAAAGGCATACGCGAGATCCTTTCGGAATACCGCATAGAGGTCACCGATTTTGAGGTGGAGAGGGGTAAGGAGGAGGGCGATATGGCCCTCAAGCTTGGCATAAGGTTGAATTCCGCCCGTTGTGACGACAGTTTTGTGCGGGACATAAGCCGTCTCGAAGGCGTTAAGCATGTTAAGTGGGCGGTCGATTGA
- the tsaD gene encoding tRNA (adenosine(37)-N6)-threonylcarbamoyltransferase complex transferase subunit TsaD translates to MLTLGIETSCDETGVSVTEGRKVLSNIVSSSVHLHKRYGGVVPEIASRYHVEYILEVLSEALKVSGRPLKDIKLVTVTNGPGLVGSLLTGISLAKSLSYALGMPLVGVNHVLAHLYSAFLNEGRRPEFPFVGLVVSGGHTALFYCEDIGRQKLIGQTQDDAVGEAYDKVAKMLGLGYPGGPAVEKRARLAGDRKRVVFPRSYLGKDSLDFSFSGVKTAVLYYIQKLRAQSPKLKATIVDDVCYAFQEAVLDVLVEKANRACEAKRTDTMIVGGGVAINSRLREKFRDSSGRRGTNVYFPEAEYCMDNAAMVGVLGEALYRKGERSDLYLSAQPNLEVN, encoded by the coding sequence ATGCTCACATTGGGGATAGAGACGTCGTGCGACGAGACGGGCGTTTCGGTCACGGAAGGCCGGAAGGTCCTCTCCAACATCGTCTCCTCGAGCGTCCACCTGCATAAACGTTACGGCGGGGTCGTCCCTGAGATAGCGTCGAGGTACCACGTCGAATATATACTTGAGGTCCTGTCGGAAGCGCTTAAGGTATCGGGCCGCCCGCTCAAAGATATTAAACTCGTGACCGTTACGAACGGGCCGGGGCTTGTCGGAAGCCTGCTTACGGGGATATCGCTTGCGAAGTCGCTCAGCTATGCCCTTGGGATGCCGCTCGTCGGCGTGAACCACGTCCTCGCGCACCTGTACAGCGCCTTCCTCAACGAGGGCCGGAGGCCGGAATTCCCGTTCGTAGGCCTGGTGGTCTCGGGCGGCCACACCGCCCTGTTCTACTGTGAGGATATAGGCAGGCAGAAGCTTATCGGGCAGACGCAGGACGACGCGGTCGGCGAGGCGTACGACAAGGTCGCCAAGATGCTGGGCCTCGGATATCCGGGCGGCCCGGCGGTCGAGAAGAGGGCGCGCCTGGCCGGGGACAGGAAGAGGGTCGTCTTCCCGCGTTCGTACCTTGGGAAAGATTCTTTAGATTTTAGTTTCAGCGGCGTGAAAACTGCGGTATTATATTACATACAGAAGCTCAGGGCCCAAAGCCCAAAGCTCAAAGCCACGATCGTCGATGACGTCTGCTACGCTTTCCAGGAGGCGGTGCTCGATGTGCTGGTCGAGAAGGCGAACAGGGCATGTGAAGCGAAGAGGACCGATACAATGATAGTGGGCGGAGGCGTGGCGATAAATTCGCGTCTCAGGGAGAAGTTCAGGGACTCTTCCGGCAGGAGAGGCACGAACGTCTATTTCCCGGAAGCGGAGTACTGCATGGATAATGCCGCGATGGTCGGCGTGCTGGGCGAGGCGCTCTATCGAAAAGGTGAGAGGTCGGACCTCTATCTGTCCGCTCAACCAAATCTGGAGGTGAATTGA
- a CDS encoding divergent polysaccharide deacetylase family protein, with translation MKTKIIMAAVVVLALCAAWILWHRASGTVKIRYAPGKREAPRAVAKKGEPLPQITKRFNNPKIAIVMDDFGYNMNNIEAFFAIKKPVTLSILPNLPHSRQIEEMARARGYETILHLPLEPHGKGVGLEKGTINSAMSDREVLAQLGEDLDGLPGIKGVSNHMGSKATEERPLMALIIGELKSRNMYFFDSVTSDKSVCRSVAKEAGVRCARRNVFLDMGKADDPNYIKKQVLELRRFAFKNGRAIAVCHDRKNTVKVLAEMMPLLARDGVRFVYLSELVN, from the coding sequence ATGAAGACGAAGATCATCATGGCGGCTGTCGTGGTCCTGGCGCTTTGCGCGGCCTGGATATTGTGGCACCGCGCCTCCGGCACCGTTAAGATCAGGTATGCGCCCGGGAAGCGCGAGGCCCCGCGCGCTGTCGCGAAGAAGGGAGAGCCGCTCCCGCAAATAACGAAGCGGTTCAATAACCCGAAGATAGCCATAGTCATGGACGATTTCGGTTATAACATGAATAACATCGAAGCGTTCTTCGCCATAAAGAAACCCGTAACGCTCTCGATCCTGCCCAACCTGCCGCATTCACGCCAGATCGAAGAGATGGCACGGGCGAGGGGCTATGAGACGATACTGCATCTTCCGCTTGAACCTCACGGTAAGGGAGTGGGTCTGGAGAAGGGTACGATAAACTCCGCTATGAGCGACCGGGAGGTCCTCGCTCAGCTGGGGGAAGACCTGGACGGGCTCCCGGGCATAAAAGGGGTATCGAACCACATGGGGTCCAAGGCGACGGAAGAGAGGCCGCTTATGGCGCTCATCATAGGCGAACTCAAGTCCCGCAACATGTACTTCTTTGACAGCGTGACTTCGGATAAGTCGGTATGCCGGTCTGTCGCGAAAGAGGCCGGGGTTAGGTGTGCCAGGCGCAATGTCTTCCTGGATATGGGTAAGGCCGATGACCCGAATTACATAAAGAAACAGGTACTGGAATTGAGGCGGTTCGCGTTCAAGAACGGCCGCGCCATAGCGGTCTGCCACGACCGGAAGAATACGGTAAAGGTCCTGGCCGAGATGATGCCGCTCCTTGCCCGCGACGGCGTGCGTTTCGTATATCTGTCGGAGCTGGTCAATTAA
- a CDS encoding S41 family peptidase: MTKRLRILLAVLAAALISSIAIGAYDQPRKETAKSKDDLYAQVELFADAISVIRSGYVDEVESKKLIHGALRGMLGSLDDFSEFMEPDEFNEMQMEAKGEFGGIGIEVGMRDGVLTVIAPIAGTPAEEAGIKPGDRIVRINGKSTKDMTLDESVKTMRGEPGTPIALTIWREKDEKAVDLAIKRDIIKIHSIKNAVILEDGIGYVKIAEFQENTPRDLETALKKLEAGGMNALILDLRNNPGGLLETAVEVSEKFLPKDTPIVSIKGRAAEQNTVFRSSGKLLHPDYPVVILVNEGSASASEVVGGALQDNKRAIIMGMKTFGKGSVQTVIPLRDGSALRLTTASYFTPGGRMIRNQGVIPDVTVEWEDARDEAEHTEAGAIFEKAEKGPKTGKTVPGEDKVVYDSQLKRAVDLVKALKIYRKQ, encoded by the coding sequence ATGACGAAACGGCTAAGGATACTCCTGGCGGTGCTCGCCGCGGCCCTCATCTCGTCTATCGCCATAGGCGCCTACGACCAGCCGCGGAAAGAGACCGCGAAGTCGAAAGACGACCTCTACGCCCAGGTGGAGCTCTTCGCCGACGCGATAAGCGTCATCCGCAGCGGTTACGTAGATGAAGTGGAGTCGAAGAAGCTCATCCACGGCGCGCTCCGGGGTATGCTGGGATCGCTGGATGACTTCAGCGAGTTTATGGAGCCGGACGAATTCAACGAGATGCAGATGGAGGCCAAGGGTGAATTCGGCGGCATAGGGATAGAGGTGGGCATGCGCGACGGCGTCCTGACCGTTATCGCTCCCATCGCCGGCACTCCGGCCGAAGAGGCCGGCATCAAGCCCGGCGACAGGATAGTGCGGATAAACGGTAAATCCACAAAAGATATGACGCTGGACGAGTCGGTAAAGACGATGCGCGGGGAGCCGGGCACGCCGATAGCGCTTACGATATGGCGGGAGAAGGACGAAAAGGCCGTCGACCTTGCGATAAAACGCGATATCATAAAGATACACAGCATAAAGAACGCGGTCATCCTGGAAGACGGTATCGGCTATGTGAAGATCGCGGAGTTCCAGGAGAATACGCCGCGTGACCTGGAGACGGCGCTCAAAAAGCTCGAGGCCGGCGGGATGAACGCGCTCATACTTGACCTGCGGAACAACCCCGGCGGGCTCCTGGAGACGGCCGTCGAGGTATCGGAAAAGTTCCTGCCGAAGGATACCCCGATAGTTTCCATAAAAGGGCGTGCGGCAGAACAGAATACCGTCTTTAGGTCTTCGGGGAAGTTACTGCACCCGGATTATCCTGTGGTAATACTGGTGAACGAAGGGTCGGCAAGCGCCTCCGAAGTCGTCGGCGGCGCCCTGCAGGACAATAAGCGCGCGATCATAATGGGGATGAAGACATTCGGCAAAGGTTCAGTCCAAACGGTAATACCTCTGCGGGACGGCTCGGCCCTCAGGCTCACAACGGCGTCTTATTTTACGCCGGGCGGCAGGATGATACGCAACCAGGGTGTGATCCCGGATGTGACGGTAGAGTGGGAAGACGCCCGGGATGAAGCGGAGCATACGGAAGCAGGGGCCATCTTCGAAAAGGCAGAGAAGGGCCCGAAGACGGGCAAGACAGTCCCCGGGGAGGACAAGGTGGTATACGATTCCCAGCTCAAGAGGGCCGTGGACCTGGTGAAGGCGTTGAAGATATATAGGAAACAATGA
- the gatB gene encoding Asp-tRNA(Asn)/Glu-tRNA(Gln) amidotransferase subunit GatB: protein MEYEPVIGLEVHLQLSTKTKAFCGCSTRFGQRPNSQTCPVCLGFPGSLPKLNARAFSYAVKVALALKCEVQKTIKFDRKNYYYPDLPKNFQISQFDKPIAYNGEVMILSGGKTKKIRIRRVHLEEDAGKLIHDTPGSYSLVDYNRAGIPLLEIVTEPDINSPDEAYGYLTNLKAILKYLDVSDCDMEKGSLRCDANISVRPRGTDGLGSKVELKNMNSFKGVKGGLEYEVRRQVEAVAAGERIPQETRLWDAEKSVTVSMRTKEEAHDYRYFPEPDLVPFVDSGIAKDITVPELPEAKAKRFRDTFGLSEYDAGVLTAEKEMADYFERCVAIHGNAKTVTNWLTGEMMAQLNERNMTIGALGVPAEGLAGLLKMIDDGSISGKIAKTVLAEMIETKSSAADIVKAKGLAQISDAGKIEEIARSVIAREEKTANDYKNGKTAALAFLVGQVMKETKGKANPALVNGLLKKLLGGEK, encoded by the coding sequence ATGGAATACGAACCTGTCATAGGACTTGAGGTGCACCTCCAGCTTTCGACGAAGACGAAGGCGTTCTGCGGATGCTCCACGCGTTTCGGCCAGAGGCCGAACTCCCAGACGTGCCCGGTCTGCCTCGGCTTCCCGGGGTCCCTCCCCAAGCTTAACGCCCGGGCCTTCAGTTACGCCGTAAAGGTCGCGCTGGCGCTCAAATGCGAGGTGCAGAAGACGATAAAATTTGACAGGAAGAATTATTACTATCCCGACCTGCCGAAGAATTTTCAGATCTCGCAGTTCGACAAGCCGATAGCATATAACGGGGAAGTCATGATCCTCTCCGGCGGCAAGACCAAGAAGATCCGCATCCGCAGGGTCCACCTGGAAGAGGATGCGGGGAAGCTCATACACGACACGCCCGGCAGTTACAGCCTCGTCGATTATAACAGGGCCGGCATACCCCTTCTCGAGATCGTCACCGAGCCGGACATAAATTCCCCGGATGAAGCGTACGGCTATCTCACGAACCTGAAGGCCATCCTTAAGTACCTCGACGTATCCGATTGCGATATGGAGAAGGGGAGCCTGAGGTGCGATGCGAACATATCCGTAAGGCCCAGGGGCACGGACGGGCTCGGTTCGAAGGTCGAGCTGAAGAACATGAACTCGTTCAAAGGCGTAAAGGGCGGCCTCGAATACGAAGTCAGGCGGCAGGTCGAGGCGGTCGCCGCAGGCGAGCGTATCCCGCAGGAGACGCGCCTCTGGGACGCCGAAAAGTCGGTCACGGTATCGATGCGCACGAAGGAAGAGGCGCACGACTACCGTTATTTCCCGGAACCGGACCTCGTCCCGTTCGTCGATAGCGGCATAGCGAAGGATATAACCGTGCCGGAGCTCCCGGAGGCAAAGGCGAAGCGCTTCCGTGATACATTCGGACTGTCGGAGTACGATGCCGGGGTGCTCACGGCGGAAAAGGAGATGGCCGATTATTTCGAGCGCTGCGTAGCCATCCACGGCAATGCGAAGACGGTCACGAACTGGCTCACGGGCGAGATGATGGCGCAGTTGAACGAGAGGAATATGACCATAGGGGCGCTCGGCGTCCCGGCCGAAGGACTGGCCGGCCTGCTCAAGATGATCGATGACGGGTCGATAAGCGGAAAGATAGCCAAGACGGTCCTTGCGGAGATGATAGAGACAAAGTCATCCGCCGCCGACATCGTGAAGGCGAAAGGGCTGGCGCAGATAAGCGACGCGGGTAAGATCGAGGAGATAGCGAGGTCCGTGATCGCGCGGGAAGAGAAGACGGCAAACGATTATAAGAACGGGAAGACCGCGGCGCTCGCTTTCCTGGTGGGCCAGGTCATGAAGGAGACGAAGGGTAAGGCGAACCCCGCGCTTGTGAACGGCCTTCTTAAGAAACTCCTCGGGGGAGAGAAATGA